The following proteins are encoded in a genomic region of Rhodoferax aquaticus:
- a CDS encoding vWA domain-containing protein — MRAPSGPATQRGAIAWLPTLQAKGRNALAAQHLRWREPKGKPSTLHLLLLDTSGSMRQGGRLARAKGYAAQLLEQAARAGDHVALLCFGGQGVEVLVPPGPARRAAAVRVQQRGGGGGTPLAQAMVAADNLMVQHRRVRGTSASTASTVLWLLTDGRTLEQPQAPRGAEQVVMVDFDDAKVRVGRCADWAARWGADYRKVG, encoded by the coding sequence GTGCGCGCGCCATCTGGCCCCGCAACACAACGCGGAGCCATCGCCTGGCTGCCCACCTTGCAAGCCAAAGGCCGCAATGCCCTGGCCGCGCAGCACCTGCGCTGGCGCGAGCCCAAGGGCAAGCCGTCTACCTTGCATTTGCTGCTGCTAGACACCTCCGGCTCCATGCGCCAAGGCGGCCGCCTAGCGCGGGCCAAAGGCTACGCCGCCCAGTTGCTGGAGCAAGCCGCCCGCGCGGGCGACCATGTGGCGCTGCTGTGCTTTGGCGGGCAGGGCGTGGAAGTGCTGGTGCCCCCCGGCCCCGCGCGCCGCGCCGCTGCCGTGCGCGTGCAACAGCGCGGCGGCGGTGGCGGCACACCCTTGGCCCAGGCCATGGTGGCGGCTGATAACCTCATGGTCCAACACCGCCGTGTGCGCGGTACCAGCGCCAGCACGGCGTCTACCGTCCTCTGGTTGCTGACCGACGGTCGCACCCTGGAGCAACCCCAAGCGCCCCGAGGCGCGGAACAAGTCGTGATGGTGGACTTTGACGACGCCAAGGTCCGGGTCGGCCGCTGTGCCGACTGGGCTGCGCGCTGGGGCGCGGACTACCGTAAGGTTGGATAG